One part of the Blastocatellia bacterium genome encodes these proteins:
- a CDS encoding phosphoribosyltransferase family protein: MDNNLQIVRSEQEIQNRIQELAAEIRNQVAVRELTVVGLLDDAFVFLADLIRALDLPLSCCFMKVSRHRHGGQTEVMFTSEFDPRGRDILLVGGVVATGVTLDYVTKHLADRGIKSLRTCMLVDKPGERRVDIRPDFAAFESDGGFVFGYGLGLQNQFRQLPYLAVTK, from the coding sequence ATGGATAACAACCTTCAAATCGTCCGTAGCGAGCAGGAGATTCAAAACCGCATTCAAGAGCTTGCCGCCGAAATCCGCAATCAGGTCGCGGTGCGCGAGCTTACAGTCGTCGGACTGCTCGACGACGCCTTCGTCTTCCTGGCCGACCTAATTCGCGCCCTCGACCTGCCGCTCAGTTGTTGCTTCATGAAAGTCAGCCGCCATCGTCACGGCGGCCAGACGGAAGTGATGTTCACCAGCGAATTCGACCCGCGCGGGCGCGACATCCTGCTGGTCGGCGGCGTCGTCGCCACCGGCGTGACGCTCGATTATGTGACCAAACATCTGGCCGACCGCGGCATCAAATCACTGCGTACCTGCATGCTGGTCGACAAGCCGGGCGAGCGGCGCGTTGACATTCGACCCGACTTTGCGGCTTTTGAAAGCGACGGCGGCTTCGTCTTCGGCTACGGCCTGGGATTACAGAACCAATTCCGCCAGCTACCGTATTTGGCAGTGACGAAGTAA